Proteins encoded in a region of the Acidobacteriota bacterium genome:
- a CDS encoding GntR family transcriptional regulator, which translates to MARNHSTGAERQPRSKEFFSSEVPLYYQLAAVLREQILSGRFAAGDRIPTEAELVEHYGVSRITVRQALSSLEQEGFVQRQVGRGTFVRERRTFSGELKVEGSLDDLISIGQFTSVKLVDLRTVKASGADAEVLGVEPGTPLTRCSRLRYWHKDPYCHIVVDLPADVGRRLARSDFKGSILGAIENKLGIGIRDAQQTVRASLADATLARMLETRIGAPLLAIDRVVVTDEGTPIEHVRTHYRSDIYSFAVHLHRDQGRHVWNAKTKPRA; encoded by the coding sequence ATGGCGCGCAACCATTCGACCGGCGCGGAGCGCCAGCCGCGCTCCAAGGAGTTCTTCTCGTCCGAGGTCCCGCTCTACTACCAGCTCGCCGCGGTGCTGCGCGAGCAGATCCTCTCGGGACGGTTCGCCGCCGGCGACCGGATTCCCACCGAGGCGGAGCTGGTCGAGCACTACGGCGTCAGCCGGATCACCGTCCGCCAGGCGCTCTCATCGCTCGAGCAGGAAGGCTTCGTGCAGCGCCAGGTCGGCCGCGGCACCTTCGTCCGGGAGCGCCGCACCTTCAGCGGCGAGCTGAAGGTCGAAGGATCGCTCGACGACCTGATCTCGATCGGCCAGTTCACGTCGGTGAAGCTGGTGGACCTGCGCACCGTGAAGGCCTCGGGTGCCGACGCGGAGGTGCTCGGCGTCGAGCCGGGAACGCCGCTGACGCGCTGCTCGCGTCTCCGGTACTGGCACAAGGACCCGTACTGCCACATCGTCGTCGATCTGCCGGCCGACGTCGGCCGCCGGCTCGCGCGCAGCGACTTCAAGGGGTCGATCCTCGGCGCGATCGAGAACAAGCTCGGGATCGGCATCCGCGATGCCCAGCAGACGGTGCGCGCGTCGCTGGCCGACGCGACGCTCGCGCGCATGCTCGAGACGCGGATCGGCGCGCCGCTGCTGGCGATCGATCGCGTGGTGGTGACCGACGAGGGAACGCCCATCGAGCACGTGCGGACCCACTATCGCAGCGACATCTACTCGTTCGCCGTGCACCTGCATCGCGACCAGGGGCGCCACGTCTGGAACGCGAAGACGAAGCCGCGCGCCTGA
- a CDS encoding dihydroorotase family protein — protein MTQDSARPFDTLIRNVRLVRPRVPAVETVDIGIHDGRFSRIAPGLAPGQAARVIDGGGLLAFPGVIDAHMHVGIYQPLAKDAPTESRSAATGGVTTSLNYMRTGQYYLNKGGSYRDFFPEVLGISDERFYVDYGYHIAPIAASHIDEMEWLFTEHGVSSFKIFMFYGGYGLHGRSSSQQQFLMIGDEDRYDLAHFEFIMRRLTQMMREHPAAREHLSVSLHCETADILNAYTQIVEREGRLAGLRAYHAARPPHSEGLAITIASYLAHETECANINLLHLSSRKAVEAALAMEQAFPHVNFRREVTIGHLLLDVDAPAAVKAKVNPPIRPREDVEYLWSALLDGRIDWVVSDHACCSAEQKWDASQPNNIWPAKSGFGGTEYLLAGLVSEGQKRGLPYHRIAELLCWNPAQRFGLPRKGDVAPGFDADLVLVDPAEHHTVRAADSPSQQGYTPFEGQTLTGRVKRTLLRGEEIYDGRAVVGPPRGRYVPRSVAAPAVV, from the coding sequence ATGACCCAGGATTCTGCCCGCCCGTTCGACACACTCATCCGCAACGTCCGCCTCGTGCGCCCGCGCGTGCCCGCCGTGGAGACGGTGGACATCGGGATTCACGACGGCCGGTTCAGCCGCATCGCGCCCGGCCTGGCCCCGGGGCAGGCCGCCCGGGTGATCGACGGCGGCGGCCTGCTGGCGTTTCCCGGCGTGATCGACGCCCACATGCACGTCGGGATCTACCAGCCGCTCGCCAAGGACGCCCCCACCGAGAGCCGGTCGGCTGCGACGGGCGGGGTCACGACCAGCCTCAATTACATGCGGACGGGGCAGTACTACTTGAACAAAGGGGGGTCGTACCGAGACTTCTTCCCCGAGGTGCTCGGGATCTCGGACGAGCGGTTCTACGTCGACTACGGGTACCACATCGCGCCGATCGCGGCCAGCCACATCGACGAGATGGAGTGGCTGTTCACCGAACACGGCGTCTCCTCGTTCAAGATTTTCATGTTCTACGGCGGCTACGGGCTGCACGGCCGGTCCAGCTCGCAGCAGCAGTTCCTCATGATTGGCGACGAGGATCGGTACGACCTCGCGCACTTCGAGTTCATCATGCGGCGCTTGACGCAGATGATGCGCGAGCACCCGGCGGCGCGGGAGCATTTGAGCGTCAGCCTGCACTGCGAGACGGCGGACATCCTGAACGCGTATACGCAGATCGTCGAGCGCGAGGGACGGCTCGCCGGGCTGCGCGCGTACCACGCCGCCCGCCCCCCGCATTCCGAGGGGCTCGCGATCACGATCGCCTCATACCTGGCGCATGAGACGGAGTGCGCCAACATCAATCTGCTGCACCTCTCCTCGCGCAAGGCGGTGGAGGCGGCGCTCGCGATGGAGCAGGCGTTCCCGCACGTGAACTTCCGGCGCGAGGTCACCATCGGGCACCTGCTGCTGGACGTGGACGCGCCGGCGGCGGTGAAGGCGAAGGTGAACCCGCCGATCCGCCCGCGCGAAGACGTCGAGTACCTGTGGTCGGCGCTGCTCGACGGCCGCATCGACTGGGTGGTCAGCGACCACGCGTGCTGCTCGGCCGAACAGAAGTGGGATGCCAGCCAGCCGAACAACATCTGGCCCGCGAAGTCCGGGTTCGGTGGCACGGAGTACCTGCTCGCCGGCCTCGTGAGCGAGGGGCAGAAGCGCGGGCTGCCGTACCACCGCATCGCGGAGCTGCTCTGCTGGAACCCGGCGCAGCGCTTCGGCCTGCCTCGCAAGGGCGACGTCGCGCCGGGTTTCGATGCGGACCTGGTGCTCGTCGATCCGGCGGAGCACCACACCGTGCGCGCCGCCGACTCGCCGTCGCAGCAGGGCT